TAATGATATATGACATAATCTAATGTAAACTAAtagaataattaaatattaaaggGATgtcataaaaacaaattaatggTTTTTAagtagtaattttttttttttttatttgtaaatgtttatgtttttgaaataaataatacatcaaaggatttataaaaattacaaataattttaaattattcggTATTGTATAGTATgattaaaataattccatataataacatagactcaataaataatttctttcttatataatattaaataatatatttcttaataatatttaattaatttttttaaatgaattacGTAAATAATGCTGTCATGAAATATGcgttaaaataattaaggaatatttacttattaatatatacatttatttctaatttattttttataaaaacccAGCAAACTTGATTTTATGCTAGctactttttatgtataaatatatctacatttacttattttactAATCATTTTATCATTCATTACATTATTGCAATGGCAGTTTCAATAATGGAGAATGtatgtttattattaatatgcaaaataattacatatagcatattatatattattatattattaattttttgtcatgaaatttgttttctttaaaaaattatacacgtatttacatatttataattttattttaaggttccctttttagaaaaatttgGAATAAGTATAAGTTAGATGATGATTTGGGGAATGATGGACCTGGTATCTTACCATTATGCAATATATTTCATCTTTCTATCGATAACTTtgcagcgaaaaaaatagatatttgtacaaaacttttaagaaatttgaagGTGGAACGTAATAGAGATATAACAAATGACGGCGTTTCTGAATACTGTTACTATATAtactattggttatattataatatgaaGGTACATAATATTCCTGTCGTTATTATTGACAATATATTAGATGaatcatttaaaataataaaacgaaaaaataatgcttTCCTTGACTGTTCTTCATACATGTTAAAGGATGGCTTACGTGAACCAGAAGACTTAGTAATGTTAAGAATATTTACTAATGAGATTGATGTTactaaagaaatattaaacaaaaaatgtaaatctAAAATATGCTCTTGTAATGAATTTATCAAACCATTTGTAGATTCatatagaaatataaataattattgtcCAAATGGTACCATTACGGGGGTCAATATGATTACCTGTCTTGCAGTAAAATCGTTTAAAGATCTTTATGAGCGAAAACGTTCCAGTGAATGGAAAGAATATAAATTACCCGATTTATCTTCTAGTActgatgaaaatataaatattgaaGGATGCGTGTCGCAgataaatggaaaagaatTAAGTTTAGATCAAGGTGACCAATTGGATAGTTATACAGGATCCACAACACTAACAGAACGAGTAGGAAAAATAGTGCCTACAACTCTTGGAACAATAGCTGGAGTATCATCCGTTTTGGCacttttatataaggttatcacaaatttttatttaagcatattaaaaatattgcttAACGATGATTGTGTGATGTTCTCATATTATATGacaataatattatttattttaatatataatccttcctcctttaaattagtttactcctttaggttcatggataaatataaaaatactagggaagaataaattattagaaaatatgaaaaaaaatgaacaagaatTTCTATCAAACAGTGCACACACTCGGGATATAAATTCAGGTGATATGATATAtcgtataaaatataattctctATTAAATGAGTAACTTTTCCTTAACTCCCTCTATCTACATACATTTAAATGTATTATcttattttgtaaacatcA
The DNA window shown above is from Plasmodium cynomolgi strain B DNA, scaffold: 0318, whole genome shotgun sequence and carries:
- a CDS encoding hypothetical protein (putative), with translation KIWNKYKLDDDLGNDGPGILPLCNIFHLSIDNFAAKKIDICTKLLRNLKVERNRDITNDGVSEYCYYIYYWLYYNMKVHNIPVVIIDNILDESFKIIKRKNNAFLDCSSYMLKDGLREPEDLVMLRIFTNEIDVTKEILNKKCKSKICSCNEFIKPFVDSYRNINNYCPNGTITGVNMITCLAVKSFKDLYERKRSSEWKEYKLPDLSSSTDENINIEGCVSQINGKELSLDQGDQLDSYTGSTTLTERVGKIVPTTLGTIAGVSSVLALLYKVITNFYLSILKILLNDDCVMFSYYMTIILFILIYNPSSFKLVYSFRFMDKYKNTREE